The bacterium region ATGGGCCGCGTCGCCCACGCGCTGCCATTCGAAATCTCTCCAAATGGTCCTCACGAGCCTTTCCCCTATTCTCCGGCAGAATCACATTCAGGATTCTGTCTAATGTAGGCTCGAGTGGCCAGTCTGAGTCTGTGTGCCCCCTCCAAATGAAGTGCCTAAGATTAATGAGTTTTTCGTAGAAGAGATCGTTGAAACCTTGCCAGGATCCTACTCTGATGACCTTGCAGCCATCCGCGAAGCTAATGCTGTTCCATCGCTTACTTTTATTGCCTTCGGCCATAATATAGTGCTTCACATGATCAATTGGAAGAGGTCTTGAGGGCTGGAGGCAGAACCTCCAGCCCTCAAGTACTTGTCCGCAGCCTTAGTAGTCCATGCCGCCCATACCGCCCATGCCGCCGCCACCGGGCATTGGAGCCGCGGACTTGGGTTCCTTCTTCTCGTGGATCGCGCAATCGGTGGTCAGCAACAGCGCGCCGACCGAAGCCGCGTTCTCTAATGCCACGCGGACGACCTTGGTCGGATCAATCACGCCGTCCTCGATGAGGTCAGCGTATTGCTCGGTCGCGGCATTGAAACCGAACGCGTACTTGCTGTTGTTCTTCACTTTGTCCACGACCACGCTGCCTTCCCAGCCCGCGTTCTGCGCGATCATGCGGATCGGCTCTTCGAGCGCGCGCCGGACGATGTTCACGCCGAGCTTCTCGTCGCCGTCGAGCTTGACGTTGTCGAGCGCCTTCTGCGCGCGGAGCAGCGGCACGCCGCCGCCCGGGACGATGCCTTCTTCCACCGCCGCACGAGTCGCATGCAGCGCATCTTCCACGCGGGCCTTCTTCTCCTTCATCTCGACTTCAGTAGCCGCCCCGACCTTGAGCACCGCCACGCCGCCCGCGAGTTTCGCGAGCCGTTCCTGCAGCTTCTCCTTGTCGTAGTCGGAGGTGGTCACTTCGATCTGCTTCTTGATCTGCGAGATGCGAGCCTTGATGTCGTCATGCTTGCCCTTGCCTTCGACGATGGTGGTATTGTCTTTATCAATGATGATCTTTTTGGCCTGACCGAGATCGGTGAGCATGGCGTTTTCCAGCTTGAAGCCGGCTTCCTCGCTGATGACGCGGCCGCCGGTGAGAGTAGCGACGTCATCGAGCATGGCCTTGCGGCGATCGCCGAATCCGGGAGCCTTGACGGCCGCGACTTTCAGCGTACCGCGCAGCTTGTTGACGACCAGCGTCGCCAGCGCTTCGCCTTCGATGTCTTCCGCGATAATCAGCATGGCACGGCCGGTCTGAGCCATCTTCTCGAGCACCGGCAGCAGGTCCTTCATCGCCGAGACTTTCTTGTCGTGGATGAGGATGTAGGGATCTTCGAGTTCGCACTCCATCTCATCGGGATTGGTGACGAAGTAGGGCGAGACGTAGCCGCGGTCGAACTGCATTCCCTCGACGACTTCGAGCGTGGTCTCCATGGACTTCGCTTCTTCGACGGTGATGACGCCGTCCTTGCCGACCTTGTCCATCGCGTCGGCGATGAGGTTACCGACTTCCATGTCGTTGTTGGCGGAAATCGAACCGACGGCGGCGATATCCTTCTTGCCGCTCTGCTGCTTGCTGTTGGACTTGAGATCCTTGATGACGGCAGCCACGGCTTTTTCGATGCCGCGCTTGAGGCTCATCGGATCGGCGCCGGCGGTGACGTTCTTCAGACCTTCGGCGATGATCGCTTGCGCGAGCACGGTGGCGGTGGTGGTGCCGTCGCCGGCTACGTCGCTGGTCTTGGACGCCACTTCGCGAACCATCTGCGCGCCCATATTCTGCACGGCATCTTCGAGCTCAATTTCCTTGGCCACGGTGACGCCGTCTTTCGTAATCGTGGGAGCGCCCCACTTCTTCTCGATGACGACGTTGCGGCCCTTGGGGCCGAGGGTGACTTTGACGCTATCGGCCAGGATGTCCACGCCCTTCTTGAGATTCGCGCGGGCATCCACGTCGAACGTGATAATCTTGCTTGCCATTGTTTATTGGTTCCTTAGGTTGGTTGCGGTGAAATGTTTTTTGACAAAACGAACTGCCTAACGGCCGATTTCAGATGAGGTTAGGCGAGGAAAGAAAAGCAGAAATCGGAAAGCTGAAAGCTGAAGGAAGACGGTCGGAGACCGACGCTAGTTTCAACAACTTAGTGTGATGAAAAGGGGCACTCGCTCCAAGCCTCACGATCTGCCACAGGGCAACAATTCGTGAGCATAGAGCCTTCAAGGCCCTTCTTAAAAAGCGCACTGTATACTTTCAGCAGGTCCATGCGGCTACGCATCTTGATGGCGCAATCCTTTTTGACGAGAGAGATCGTATCCCCTATGGTCTGGATCTCCTCGCGCGTAGTGATCAAGTGCTGACACATGCTCGCCTCCAC contains the following coding sequences:
- the groL gene encoding chaperonin GroEL (60 kDa chaperone family; promotes refolding of misfolded polypeptides especially under stressful conditions; forms two stacked rings of heptamers to form a barrel-shaped 14mer; ends can be capped by GroES; misfolded proteins enter the barrel where they are refolded when GroES binds), whose protein sequence is MASKIITFDVDARANLKKGVDILADSVKVTLGPKGRNVVIEKKWGAPTITKDGVTVAKEIELEDAVQNMGAQMVREVASKTSDVAGDGTTTATVLAQAIIAEGLKNVTAGADPMSLKRGIEKAVAAVIKDLKSNSKQQSGKKDIAAVGSISANNDMEVGNLIADAMDKVGKDGVITVEEAKSMETTLEVVEGMQFDRGYVSPYFVTNPDEMECELEDPYILIHDKKVSAMKDLLPVLEKMAQTGRAMLIIAEDIEGEALATLVVNKLRGTLKVAAVKAPGFGDRRKAMLDDVATLTGGRVISEEAGFKLENAMLTDLGQAKKIIIDKDNTTIVEGKGKHDDIKARISQIKKQIEVTTSDYDKEKLQERLAKLAGGVAVLKVGAATEVEMKEKKARVEDALHATRAAVEEGIVPGGGVPLLRAQKALDNVKLDGDEKLGVNIVRRALEEPIRMIAQNAGWEGSVVVDKVKNNSKYAFGFNAATEQYADLIEDGVIDPTKVVRVALENAASVGALLLTTDCAIHEKKEPKSAAPMPGGGGMGGMGGMDY